From the Mastacembelus armatus chromosome 14, fMasArm1.2, whole genome shotgun sequence genome, one window contains:
- the dclk1a gene encoding serine/threonine-protein kinase DCLK1a isoform X1 gives MLEVEVNGTPASQLSTPHSGKSPSPSPTSPGSLSRRRGSQGSSTSLSSPKVSSPVQDVDGLVNEAEVLVDEVPAVPSYISDRYKVGRMLGDGNFAVVRECVEHSTGREYALKIINKGKCRGKEHMIQNEVAILRRVKHPNIVLLIEEVDTYNELYLVMELVKGGDLFDAITSANRYTERDASGMLYNLANAIKYLHSLNIVHRDIKPENLLVYEHADGSKSLKLGDFGLATVVDGPLYTVCGTPTYVAPEIIAETGYGLKVDIWAAGVITYILLCGFPPFRGSSDDQEVLFDQILMGQLEFPLPYWDNVSETATELIRSMLEVEVDQRYTALQVLEHPWVTDEGLCENDHQLSVAGKIKKHFNTSPKVNDTTAGVSVISLDDSFSMQRSGSLDFYQHPAMYWIRPPLLIRRGRFSDEDATRM, from the exons ATGCTGGAAGTGGAAG TGAACGGGACGCCGGCCAGTCAGCTGTCCACTCCTCATTCGGGAAAGTCTCCCAGCCCCTCCCCAACCAGCCCGGGCAGCCTCAGCCGACGCCGG GGGTCCCAGGGTTCTTCCACCTCTCTGTCTTCCCCTAAAGTTTCCAGTCCAGTGCAAGATGTGGATGGACTTGTCAATGAAG CTGAGGTTCTAGTTGATGAGGTTCCAGCTGTGCCGTCCTATATATCAGACCGCTACAAGGTGGGACGCATGTTAGGTGATGGGAACTTTGCAGTAGTCCGGGAATGTGTGGAGCACTCCACGGGACGGGAGTATGCCCTCAAGATCATCAACAAGGGCAAATGCAGAGGGAAG GAGCACATGATCCAGAACGAGGTGGCCATCCTCCGCAGGGTCAAACATCCAAATATTGTTCTGCTCATAGAGGAGGTGGATACCTACAATGAACTCTACCTGGTCATGGAGCTGGTCAAG GGGGGAGATCTGTTCGATGCCATCACCTCTGCCAACAgatacacagagagagatgcCAGCGGCATGCTCTACAACCTTGCCAATGCCATCAAATACCTCCACAGTCTCAACATTGTGCACAGAGACATCAAACCAGAAAACCTGCTG GTGTATGAGCATGCGGACGGCAGCAAAAGCTTGAAACTGGGAGACTTTGGTTTGGCAACTGTGGTGGATGGACCTCTTTACACTGTCTGTGGGACACCGACATATGTAGCACCTGAAATCATTGCAGAAACTGG gtATGGCCTTAAGGTGGACATCTGGGCAGCTGGAGTCATCACCTACATCCTGCTGTGTGGTTTCCCACCATTTCGGGG gAGCAGTGACGATCAAGAAGTGCTTTTTGATCAGATCCTAATGGGACAGCTAGAATTTCCTCTACCATACTGGGACAACGTGTCAGAAACAGCAACG GAGCTGATCCGATCCAtgctggaggtggaggtggatcAGAGATACACTGCCCTCCAGGTGCTAGAGCACCCTTGGGTCACT GATGAGGGTCTGTGTGAGAATGATCATCAGTTGTCAGTAGCAGGGAAGATTAAGAAGCACTTCAACACCAGTCCGAAGGTCAACGACACTACTGCAGGAGTGTCAGTCATTTCT TTGGATGACAGCTTTTCTATGCAGAGATCTGGGTCGTTGGATTTCTACCAGCACCCGGCCATGTACTGGATAAG